The following proteins come from a genomic window of candidate division WOR-3 bacterium:
- a CDS encoding ATP-dependent DNA helicase, producing the protein MMPSSAPMTSVTRAGRSRNPPPRHKATKRKQPHARGHCPSLPVCDCPTRVTPAAACFQPDGPLSRVLPGYEHRPQQLEMARQVELALSDRGRLAIEAGTGVGKSLAYLVPAALWAKQSGKRVTVSTYTRILQSQLITKDVPLAAGLLDSAPRVAVAYGQGNYLCRFRIETQLARGLFDSRADASAAGRLFNWADTTETGVLLDYPHPLPAAVARRVARDSVACRRELCPYRKACFYYRAKREWSDAQLLIVNHALFFASVTGAGDLLPEPDAVIFDEAHRLEEACVRHFGADLSQRSVAELLDDVLGPGRGGLARMLGARTRLRKDVEAATNESREATSRFFTDTVARLPGPGRTRLREALPAAEATSALTRLADAMEKAAPEIKDELAATEFAVAVHRLRATTGAFAAFSDFATENSVYWAEQPAGDNLCLFAAPLNVTPMLRAHVYDLGIPVILTSATLTVAGNFGFFSERLGLDDFSQIRLDSPFDYGSQSLVFVPPRLPAPTAGDEFTRAAAGAIAAIIHESKGRALVLFTSYESVNAVCDLVPPAGYNFLRQGDLPLPKLLAAFQEDRHSVLFATQSFWQGIDVPGEALSCLIICRLPFEVPDDPRLSAIAERMKQNGLEPFTAYQLPTAVLRFRQGFGRLIRTAQDRGVVCVLDRRIVDRPYGRVFLNSLPKGLRLTTNLADIDRFFQDAE; encoded by the coding sequence ATGATGCCTTCGTCGGCTCCTATGACATCGGTGACTCGAGCAGGACGGAGTAGGAATCCACCACCAAGACACAAAGCCACCAAGAGGAAGCAACCCCACGCCCGCGGCCATTGTCCGTCCCTGCCCGTCTGTGATTGTCCAACCCGAGTGACTCCTGCCGCAGCCTGCTTCCAGCCCGACGGCCCGCTGAGCCGCGTCCTCCCCGGCTACGAACACCGGCCGCAGCAACTCGAAATGGCCCGGCAGGTCGAGCTTGCGCTGAGCGACCGTGGACGCCTGGCCATCGAAGCCGGCACCGGAGTAGGCAAGAGCCTGGCCTATCTTGTGCCGGCCGCGCTCTGGGCCAAACAGAGCGGCAAACGGGTCACCGTTTCGACCTACACCCGCATACTCCAATCCCAACTCATCACCAAGGACGTCCCGCTCGCCGCCGGGTTGCTCGACTCCGCACCCAGGGTGGCGGTGGCCTACGGCCAGGGCAACTACCTCTGCCGGTTCCGGATCGAGACGCAACTGGCCCGCGGGCTGTTCGACTCGCGCGCCGACGCAAGTGCTGCCGGCCGGCTCTTCAACTGGGCCGACACGACCGAGACCGGCGTGCTCCTCGACTACCCCCACCCCCTGCCCGCCGCCGTCGCCCGGCGCGTGGCCCGCGACTCAGTCGCCTGCCGGCGCGAGCTCTGTCCGTATCGCAAGGCCTGCTTCTACTACAGGGCGAAACGCGAGTGGTCCGACGCCCAGCTCCTCATCGTCAATCACGCGCTCTTCTTCGCCAGCGTGACCGGTGCCGGCGACCTGCTGCCCGAACCCGACGCGGTCATCTTCGACGAGGCCCACCGGCTTGAGGAGGCCTGCGTCCGCCACTTCGGCGCCGACCTCTCCCAGCGCTCGGTTGCCGAACTGCTCGACGACGTGCTCGGCCCGGGGCGCGGCGGACTCGCCCGCATGCTCGGCGCGCGCACCCGGCTGCGCAAGGACGTCGAAGCCGCGACCAACGAAAGCCGCGAAGCGACCAGCCGGTTCTTCACAGACACCGTCGCCCGCCTGCCCGGCCCCGGCCGCACGCGCCTGCGCGAAGCCCTGCCTGCCGCCGAGGCGACCTCGGCCCTGACCCGGCTGGCCGATGCCATGGAAAAGGCCGCGCCCGAGATCAAGGACGAACTCGCCGCAACCGAATTCGCGGTCGCGGTCCACCGCCTGCGCGCCACCACCGGCGCCTTTGCGGCCTTCTCGGACTTTGCGACCGAGAACTCGGTCTACTGGGCCGAGCAACCGGCCGGCGACAACCTCTGCCTCTTCGCCGCGCCGCTCAACGTCACGCCCATGCTTCGCGCACACGTCTACGACCTCGGCATACCGGTCATCCTCACCTCGGCCACGCTCACGGTTGCCGGCAACTTCGGGTTCTTCTCCGAACGGCTCGGGCTCGACGACTTCAGCCAGATCCGCCTCGACTCGCCGTTCGACTACGGAAGCCAGAGCCTGGTGTTCGTTCCGCCCAGGCTGCCGGCGCCGACTGCCGGGGACGAATTCACCCGCGCCGCGGCCGGGGCCATCGCCGCGATAATCCACGAGAGCAAAGGTCGCGCGCTCGTCCTCTTCACCAGCTACGAATCGGTGAATGCGGTCTGTGACCTGGTTCCGCCGGCCGGGTACAACTTCCTCCGCCAGGGCGACCTGCCCCTGCCCAAACTGCTCGCCGCATTCCAGGAAGACAGACACTCGGTCCTCTTTGCCACCCAGTCGTTCTGGCAGGGCATCGACGTTCCCGGCGAGGCGCTCTCCTGCCTCATCATCTGCCGCCTGCCGTTCGAGGTCCCTGATGATCCACGCCTGTCTGCCATAGCGGAACGGATGAAACAGAACGGCCTGGAGCCGTTCACCGCCTACCAACTGCCGACCGCGGTCCTCCGCTTCCGCCAGGGCTTTGGCCGGCTCATCAGAACCGCGCAGGACCGGGGCGTTGTCTGCGTGCTGGACCGCAGGATCGTTGACCGGCCCTACGGCCGCGTCTTTCTCAACTCCCTGCCCAAGGGCCTGCGCCTCACCACCAATCTCGCCGATATCGACCGCTTCTTCCAGGACGCCGAGTAG
- a CDS encoding MGMT family protein, producing MNRPNSDAVRRRSCRLGPHGVRVDFRGGKVTGITFGAKGVGDDRKLARDLGEVLDGGRIPEYLHVDTTGLSEFTCEVLGRCAGIRPGQVMTYSELARAAGRPKAARAVGQVMANNPYALLIPCHRVVGSDYALHGFGGGLAMKEWLLAQEGWQFEGKGRSRRLKSEVRSQEPKANAPRRRLEAGSERRGARGVAGGRG from the coding sequence GTGAATAGACCCAATTCGGACGCAGTCAGGCGTCGTTCATGTCGGCTCGGGCCGCATGGGGTAAGGGTCGATTTCCGGGGCGGCAAGGTCACCGGCATCACCTTTGGCGCGAAGGGTGTCGGCGATGATCGGAAGCTGGCAAGAGACCTCGGAGAAGTGCTCGATGGTGGCAGGATTCCCGAGTATCTGCATGTCGATACAACCGGGCTGTCCGAGTTCACATGCGAGGTACTGGGCCGCTGTGCAGGTATTCGTCCCGGACAAGTGATGACCTACTCAGAACTCGCGCGGGCCGCGGGCCGTCCCAAGGCCGCGCGTGCCGTTGGTCAGGTGATGGCCAACAACCCGTACGCTCTCTTGATTCCGTGTCACCGCGTGGTGGGTTCGGACTACGCGTTGCACGGTTTCGGCGGGGGCCTGGCGATGAAAGAGTGGTTGCTTGCGCAAGAGGGCTGGCAGTTTGAGGGGAAAGGGCGCTCACGCAGACTGAAGTCAGAAGTCAGAAGCCAAGAGCCGAAAGCCAACGCTCCAAGGCGGCGGCTGGAAGCCGGGAGCGAGAGGCGAGGGGCGAGAGGCGTGGCCGGCGGCCGTGGCTGA
- a CDS encoding MBL fold metallo-hydrolase, translating into MERLVVGPLATNCYILKSGAELAVVDPGGDAEIVLARAKELGGNVKYVIDTHGHIDHIAANREVIEATGAQLLIGELDAKLLAHPDGNLSSLMGMRLTSPAPNRLLKEGDKVVVGEAEMKVLHTPGHTPGGICLLASGYAFTGDTLFVDSIGRVDFPGGSEGQMLASLSRLQAVLSKETELYPGHGESGAFGRALLVNPFLGSIGVSV; encoded by the coding sequence ATTGAGCGGCTGGTGGTCGGACCGCTTGCCACCAACTGCTACATTCTGAAGTCTGGCGCCGAACTGGCCGTGGTTGACCCGGGCGGGGACGCTGAGATTGTCCTTGCCAGGGCGAAAGAACTCGGCGGGAACGTGAAGTACGTCATCGATACCCATGGGCACATCGACCACATCGCAGCCAACCGTGAGGTCATTGAGGCGACCGGTGCCCAGTTGTTGATTGGCGAGCTGGACGCGAAGCTGCTCGCCCATCCGGATGGGAATCTGTCGAGCCTGATGGGTATGAGATTGACCTCGCCGGCCCCGAACCGGCTGCTCAAAGAGGGCGACAAGGTCGTCGTGGGCGAGGCGGAGATGAAGGTATTGCACACACCCGGCCACACACCGGGTGGAATCTGCCTGCTGGCCTCGGGCTACGCCTTCACCGGTGACACGCTGTTCGTTGATTCCATCGGCAGGGTGGATTTCCCCGGAGGGTCGGAAGGGCAGATGCTGGCGTCGCTCAGCCGCCTCCAGGCAGTCCTGAGCAAGGAGACCGAGTTGTACCCCGGGCATGGTGAGTCGGGAGCGTTCGGCAGGGCGCTGCTCGTCAATCCGTTCCTCGGCAGCATCGGGGTGAGCGTCTGA
- a CDS encoding inositol-3-phosphate synthase, whose translation MPKVRVGIIGIGNCCSSLVQGVHYYRKAKAGDSIPGIMHANLGGYDIGDVEFTVAIDIDKNKVGKDLSQAIATKPNNTLKFTDVPKTGVKVLRGMTHDGLGFYLSQVIEKAPGPTADIVRALKETKTDVVVNFLPVGSEEATKWYVEQVLKAGCAFVNGIPVFIASQKYWHRRFKTAGLPVLGDDIKSQVGATIMHRMLVSLFNDRGVKLLKTMQLNVGGNTDFMNMLERSRLKSKKISKTGAVTSLLKYDIGEDNIHVGPSDYVPWLLDRKWCYLRMEGQTFGDVPLNVELKMEVWDSPNSAGVMIDAVRCAKLALDCGLSGSIIEPSSYFFKTPPVQFPDDVCRDKTQTYIKKYGQKTKKA comes from the coding sequence ATGCCCAAGGTGAGAGTCGGCATTATCGGCATCGGCAACTGCTGCAGCAGCCTGGTTCAGGGCGTGCACTACTACCGGAAAGCCAAGGCCGGCGATTCGATTCCCGGAATCATGCACGCGAATCTGGGAGGCTACGACATCGGCGACGTTGAGTTCACTGTGGCCATCGACATCGACAAGAACAAGGTCGGGAAAGACCTGTCGCAGGCGATCGCGACCAAGCCGAACAACACGCTGAAGTTCACGGACGTGCCCAAGACCGGTGTCAAGGTACTGCGGGGCATGACCCACGACGGGCTCGGCTTCTACCTGTCGCAAGTCATCGAGAAAGCGCCCGGCCCGACCGCCGACATCGTGCGCGCGCTCAAAGAGACGAAGACCGACGTGGTCGTGAACTTCCTGCCGGTAGGCAGCGAAGAGGCGACCAAGTGGTACGTCGAACAAGTACTCAAGGCCGGGTGCGCGTTCGTGAACGGCATCCCGGTGTTCATCGCCTCGCAGAAGTACTGGCACCGACGGTTCAAGACTGCGGGTCTGCCGGTGCTTGGGGATGACATCAAGTCCCAGGTCGGCGCGACCATCATGCACCGGATGCTCGTGTCGCTGTTCAATGACCGTGGGGTCAAGTTGCTCAAGACGATGCAGCTCAACGTTGGCGGCAATACCGACTTCATGAACATGCTCGAGCGCTCGCGGCTGAAGTCGAAGAAGATCTCCAAGACCGGCGCGGTCACGTCGCTCCTCAAGTACGACATCGGCGAGGACAACATCCACGTCGGGCCTTCGGACTACGTGCCGTGGTTGCTGGACCGGAAGTGGTGCTATCTGCGGATGGAAGGCCAGACCTTTGGGGATGTGCCCCTGAACGTTGAGCTGAAGATGGAAGTCTGGGACTCGCCCAATTCCGCCGGCGTGATGATTGACGCGGTTCGCTGCGCCAAGCTGGCACTGGATTGCGGCCTATCCGGCAGCATCATCGAACCGTCGTCGTACTTCTTCAAGACGCCGCCGGTTCAGTTTCCGGATGACGTGTGCCGGGACAAGACCCAGACCTACATCAAGAAGTACGGCCAGAAGACGAAGAAGGCATAG
- a CDS encoding dTMP kinase has product MVRGVLVTFEGVEGSGKSTQVERLTKRLAASGVACSAFREPGGTEIGEAIRRVLLNPRHCEMHALTELFLYLAARNQLVREKVMSALSAGKVVVLDRFGDSSAAYQGAGRGLDQKLVARLNKLATADLKPNLTLLVDVPVRVGQGRKASGVLDRLERERVEFHERVRDGYLRVARRAPGRFRVVDGTLPADELERLVYRHVEELLKRKVVLKQ; this is encoded by the coding sequence CTGGTGCGTGGCGTTCTCGTAACTTTCGAAGGCGTCGAAGGTTCCGGCAAGTCGACTCAAGTCGAGCGGCTGACGAAGCGGCTGGCAGCGTCAGGGGTTGCGTGTTCGGCATTCCGTGAGCCGGGTGGAACCGAGATCGGCGAGGCGATCCGTCGCGTGCTGCTCAATCCCCGTCATTGTGAGATGCACGCCCTGACCGAGTTGTTCCTCTACCTTGCAGCCAGGAACCAGCTTGTCCGAGAGAAGGTTATGTCCGCGCTGTCCGCGGGCAAGGTCGTGGTTCTTGATCGCTTCGGAGATTCGTCGGCAGCCTACCAGGGCGCCGGGCGTGGTCTGGACCAGAAGCTGGTCGCGCGGCTGAACAAGCTGGCAACCGCAGACCTGAAGCCGAACCTGACCTTGTTGGTGGATGTACCAGTCAGAGTAGGGCAGGGGCGAAAGGCCTCCGGTGTCCTTGACAGACTGGAGCGCGAACGGGTAGAATTTCACGAGCGGGTGCGCGACGGCTACCTGCGGGTGGCAAGGCGCGCGCCCGGTCGATTCAGGGTCGTTGATGGCACGTTGCCTGCCGATGAGCTTGAACGGCTGGTCTACCGTCACGTTGAAGAACTGCTGAAGCGAAAGGTTGTCCTGAAGCAATGA